The Dehalococcoidia bacterium DNA window TACGGATTACCTGGAAACGCAGCGCGATCGGCTGCCAAGAGGACCAGAAGCAGACGATCCGATCGCTCGGCTTTCGCAAGCTGGGGCAGACGGTCGAGTTTTCCGACAGCCGGACCGTGCGTGGTATGATCCACAAGGTCCGGCACCTGGTCCTCGTCGACGAGAGCGACCAGAGCGCAAGGCAGGAGCAGCGACGCCGTGGATCTTAGTCAGCTTTCCGCGCCCGGGGCGCGGCATCGGCGGATCCGCGTCGGCCGCGGCAATGCGTCGGGCAAGGGCACCTACGCCGGCAAGGGTCTCAAAGGCCAGAAAGCGCGCAGCGGCAACGACATCCGCCTCGGGTTCGAGGGCGGCCAGTTGCCGCTGGTGCGGCGCATGGCGCGCAAGCGCGGCTTCACCAACATCTTCCGCGTCGAGTACGAGTGGGTGAACCTTCGCCAGCTCGCGGCGTTGCCGGCTGGCAGCGTCGTGACGAAGGATTCGCTGCTCGCGGCCGGCGTGATCAAGCGCGACGACAAGCCGCTCAAAGTGCTGGGCGAAGGCGAGCTGACGCATCCGCTCACGGTGCGGGCGCAACGCTTCACCAGCGGGGCGCGCCAGAAGATCGAGGCAGCCGGCGGCACGGTGGACGAGTTGGAGCCGCGGCCGGTGCGCGAGGCGGCCGCGCCCGCGGCAGCAACGGAAGCGCCAGGGGAAGCGCCAGGGGAAGCGCCAGGGGAAGCGGAGGAGTAGGGTGGCACAGCCGCCGACGGCAGCGCAGGGCAACCGCCCGCGCCTGCTGCAAGCCTGCATCGATGCCTTCCGCCAGCCGGACGTGCGCGAGAAGTTGCTGTTCACGTTCGCCATGCTGGTCGTGTTCCGCGCGATCGCCCACGTGCCGCTGCCGAATGTCAACCAGGCCGCGCTCACCGACGCCTTCAACGGCAACGCGGTGCTCGGCTTCCTCAACGTCTTCAGCGGCAACACGCTGCGGCGGCTGAGCGTGGCGACGACGGGCGTCTACCCCTACATCACGGCCTCGATCGTGATGCAGGTGCTGGTGCCGGTGGTGCCGCGTCTGCAGGCGCTCTCCAAGGAGGGCGAGCGCGGCCAGAACCAGATCCAGCTCTACACGCACTGGCTGACGGTGCCGCTCTGCCTCTTCCAGGCCTACGCGCAGCTCTCGCTGCTCACGCGCACCAGCACGCCGGCTGGCCCGGTGCTGCGCGACTTCGGCCTGTTCAGCGCTGGTACCTTTGTGCCGACCATCGCCACGCTCGCCTCGGTGCTCGCCGGCACGCTGTTCTGTATCTGGATCGGCGAGCTGATCACGGAGAAGGGGATCGGCAACGGCATCTCGATCCTGATCTTCGGCGGCATCGTCGCGGCCATTCCCAGCCTCGCGGGCAACAACATCTTTTCGGCCTCTGGCGTGGCCGCGATCATGCTGCTCGCGGTGCTCACCTTCATCCTGATTCTCGCGATCGTGATCTTCAACGAGGCGACGCGCCGCGTGCCGGTGCAGTACTCGCGCAGCGTCTTCCGCGGCGGGCGCATGTACCGCCAGTCGGGCCAAACCTACATTCCGCTGAAGGTCAACTCGGCGGGCATGATTCCGCTGCTCTTCGCCTTCTCGCTCATGATCCTGCCCAGCTTCATCGCCCAATACTTCGCCACCTCGGCCACGGGTTGGGTGCGCGACTTCGCCCACTGGCTGCAGACGGCG harbors:
- the rpmD gene encoding 50S ribosomal protein L30, with protein sequence RITWKRSAIGCQEDQKQTIRSLGFRKLGQTVEFSDSRTVRGMIHKVRHLVLVDESDQSARQEQRRRGS
- the rplO gene encoding 50S ribosomal protein L15 is translated as MDLSQLSAPGARHRRIRVGRGNASGKGTYAGKGLKGQKARSGNDIRLGFEGGQLPLVRRMARKRGFTNIFRVEYEWVNLRQLAALPAGSVVTKDSLLAAGVIKRDDKPLKVLGEGELTHPLTVRAQRFTSGARQKIEAAGGTVDELEPRPVREAAAPAAATEAPGEAPGEAPGEAEE
- the secY gene encoding preprotein translocase subunit SecY → MAQPPTAAQGNRPRLLQACIDAFRQPDVREKLLFTFAMLVVFRAIAHVPLPNVNQAALTDAFNGNAVLGFLNVFSGNTLRRLSVATTGVYPYITASIVMQVLVPVVPRLQALSKEGERGQNQIQLYTHWLTVPLCLFQAYAQLSLLTRTSTPAGPVLRDFGLFSAGTFVPTIATLASVLAGTLFCIWIGELITEKGIGNGISILIFGGIVAAIPSLAGNNIFSASGVAAIMLLAVLTFILILAIVIFNEATRRVPVQYSRSVFRGGRMYRQSGQTYIPLKVNSAGMIPLLFAFSLMILPSFIAQYFATSATGWVRDFAHWLQTAFQPNGLIYQVAVFFLVMIFTFFYTIIIFQQQNVAENLQKQGGFIPGIRPGRPTSEYINRVLFRITWAGALFLGIVSIVPYFATRLTGVQALTISATGFLIVVGVVIDTMKQLEAQLLMRNYEGFIR